In the genome of Meles meles chromosome 4, mMelMel3.1 paternal haplotype, whole genome shotgun sequence, one region contains:
- the OSTN gene encoding osteocrin has product MLDWRLANAHFILAVTLVLWSSGKVHSVDSATEAFDSGVINVQSPSTVRKEKSTTNLAAKLLLLDELVSLENDVIETKKKRSFSGFGSPLDRLSAGSVDHKGKQRKVVDHPKRRFGIPVDRIGGNRLSNSRG; this is encoded by the exons ATGCTGGACTGGAGATTGGCAAACGCACATTTTATTCTGGCTGTGACGTTGGTGCTGTGGAGTTCAGGAAAAGTACACTCAGTGGATTCAGCAACAGAG GCTTTTGATTCTGGAGTCATAAATGTGCAGTCACCATCCACAGTCAGGAAAGAGAAATCAACTACTAATCTGGCAGCGAAACTCTTGCTTCTTGATGAACTTGTGTCTCTGGAGAATGATGtaattgaaacaaaaaagaaaaggagcttCTCGGGTTTTGGCTCTCCCCTGGACAGACTCTCTGCTGGCTCTGTCGATCATAAAGGTAAACAGAG GAAAGTAGTAGATCATCCAAAAAGACGATTCGGTATTCCGGTGGATCGGATTGGTGGAAACCGTCTCTCAAATTCCAGAGGCTAA